The following are from one region of the Hydrogenophaga sp. BPS33 genome:
- a CDS encoding Bug family tripartite tricarboxylate transporter substrate binding protein: protein MTAPNSPVLSTRRHALATAAALVAATALPGVALAQAGAAAWPNRPIKMVVGFPGGSSPDLTARLLAEPLSQALGQPVIVENRPGAGGNIAAALVARADDDHTIGLMINGNMTIAKILNPATTYDPIKDLTPVSLIAVAPLVLAVPATVGESGAAYIAAARAAGDKWNYGTPGVGTVAHLGMELLKSRAGIAPVHVPYPGNPQVIAAMMGGQVQMSLLPPGLVMPQVRANKLKAIGVTSAGRSSLVPDVPSLTEAGVRDFQLEIWNAVAAPNSLPKVHVNRLATLLTEIVRREDIRQKLFGQGWQVTGTGPEGLARRIKSDTAAMSEVIKRNNIQPG, encoded by the coding sequence ATGACCGCACCCAACTCCCCCGTTCTCTCGACCCGCCGCCACGCCCTGGCCACGGCAGCCGCCCTCGTGGCCGCCACCGCGCTGCCCGGCGTCGCGCTGGCCCAGGCTGGCGCGGCCGCCTGGCCCAACCGGCCCATCAAGATGGTGGTGGGATTCCCCGGTGGCTCTTCGCCCGACCTCACCGCGCGCCTGTTGGCCGAACCGCTGTCGCAGGCGCTGGGCCAGCCGGTGATCGTCGAGAACCGCCCCGGCGCGGGCGGCAACATCGCCGCTGCGCTGGTGGCGCGTGCCGACGACGACCACACCATCGGCTTGATGATCAACGGCAACATGACCATCGCCAAGATCCTCAACCCCGCCACGACCTACGACCCCATCAAGGACCTGACGCCGGTCTCGCTCATCGCCGTGGCGCCGCTGGTGCTGGCCGTGCCTGCCACGGTGGGCGAGAGCGGTGCCGCCTACATCGCGGCTGCGCGCGCCGCGGGTGACAAATGGAACTACGGCACCCCCGGTGTGGGTACCGTGGCCCACCTCGGCATGGAACTGCTCAAGTCGCGCGCAGGCATTGCACCAGTGCACGTGCCGTACCCAGGCAACCCGCAAGTGATCGCCGCGATGATGGGCGGGCAGGTGCAAATGTCGCTGCTGCCGCCGGGCCTGGTGATGCCGCAGGTGCGTGCCAACAAGCTCAAGGCCATTGGCGTCACGTCCGCCGGCCGCAGCAGCCTGGTGCCCGACGTGCCCAGCCTCACCGAGGCCGGCGTGCGCGACTTCCAGCTGGAAATCTGGAACGCCGTGGCCGCGCCCAACAGCCTGCCCAAGGTCCATGTGAACCGTCTGGCCACGCTGCTCACCGAGATCGTGCGGCGCGAAGACATCCGGCAGAAACTGTTTGGCCAGGGCTGGCAAGTCACCGGCACCGGCCCCGAAGGCCTGGCGCGCCGCATCAAGAGCGACACGGCCGCCATGTCCGAAGTCATCAAGCGCAACAACATCCAGCCGGGCTGA
- a CDS encoding calcium-binding protein — protein sequence MVLDLDGDGLELTAASSNLLFDHDADGIKTGTGWAAADDGFLVRDLNGNGLIDSGHELFGDSTLKRDGQRARNGFDALADLDTNADGQITSADAAWSQLQVWRDLNQDGFSQSNELHWLDALNITGIGVNGSTTGPQAGQTLNNNRVALSTTYTQAGTSRTVGAIDLDANPFFSHIPTEQVDDTGQPVTLTEAAMALPQMNGSGMVRNLRAAMSQSGAAADELEAALAAYAAAPTRDAQLAALGGLITEWAQTSSYWRELEDYLGGSVTLTPPAGMSKAEYRRIVAVLEAFNGSRFFGAQGQAMPAGQSAKTANGETQYTIAPPAAQTALLQEAYAALKDSVYSALVAQTRLKPYLEAVELRIDDSGVSFDTSAMAQLLQQHYAASPGSGVEDLVELMRFAGDTLRAVDFNAIEMLSSWSGAWPVDSPLHAHLRQLGVITTGEAEGGADAGIYLGLANNNRFSGGDGDDWLDGGAGRDVLRGGSGSDVLRGGDGDDSLYAGTHPLKAHAGASDVLDGGAGNDDLWGDYGSQTYWFGRGDGQDTIGNWKDPAALQEQDVLRFKDGIAPSDVAVSRRGDDLVLRLHNSTDQVTVQDYLHQGPTSRQGYALDAIRFSDGTGWDPAHIQHMLLQGSEGDDGIYGYETPDVIDGLGGDDKIEGNEGDDQLCGGAGNDTLYGGLGHNRLDGGAGNDVLYGGDLDVLLGGEGDDRLYAGQIPESAHPGMADSLDGGKGNDFLRGGQGSQTYLFGRGDGQDTIDNAADDWGHVDTAEGKQDVLQFKPGIAPSDVKLYRRGDELWVRLDGGADTVTVKRFFEQDSALAHPYALDAIRFDDGTAWSLAQVKAQLLQGTPDHDWLQGYADDDTIAGGDGDDDLTGGAGMNTLEGGRGSDWFELAGARDELVFSLGDGKDVVTAGWRDAELEDSAVVRIRLQGVSSHGALGLTFGDTFGDANNRSAFVTYGDQVDQIEFRDWPGSRGRWANTLFAFDDGQERSLLDLLQAQGNSEQNDEIYGPEFAMTLHGGAGDDVFRARSTENVFEGRAGNDELIGTATYRFAHGWGHDVLDPGQGTTTLDFSGALASTDVVFARFIGTLSQEMIRIESVKDGSTVVMPASGAYQWVFSDKVLDVLEGASLRFDGGDVLRQYPFWARQNDFSVRSADGSHRVLDGQGGHDTLDSRRWRLADPMPFQQAGGPWFDEDAYWLQGGDGHDTLYGAQGDTLEGGRGNDHLVQHANTHEGTPDTTIRLALGDGQDTWSSPSQADSLDRTVFAFADGVAPESVWAQWTRATDSPDSTYNLVLHYGDQGDRITLIDAVSLQQKGALSTARVRFADGTQVQLHTLIAPEHITPDTQGDDVVLGTRGSDLITSGTGNDRIVLDRGDTYVYHQGHGNDVIDTVSGTIRLADVTDAAQVQISWTHEGDTGKGINTWHITTTHSADTLRIRFADGLSTPSLLLGDGTPLPVRERSWYGTEGDDTHAGDSRHSDLYGLGGNDNLNGGAGNDLLVGSWGNDTLTGGEGDDVFLYARGDGADWLDVQDVTTSVDTLRLDKGILETDVALARVDKHLQVVVRGEPGTVWIKNHFQDGSVSSGGQPMDRKLDRIEFASGAAWDLATIESRVNRIETNQRPDVKIGIPLLKATADRSFSYTVPVNTVVDPNPWDMVNYAVKMPNGSAVPAWLKFDATTRTLSATPAAADVGSLQFVLWGADAFGYAVGQYVTLQVSAAPAPPAPVARMTAAASVPEARAAALPLTEPLPATATALEKAMAGYPITEPFRPGSALWHEIAETVGMSSVQAQRMRAQREREAAQQLQAAPLVSAASSGPQTEMQMEVERMVRAMQAFCPSPDSGAFSHTPLQDPHRGSLQPPVIAVGPY from the coding sequence TTGGTCCTGGACCTCGACGGCGATGGCCTCGAACTCACTGCCGCCAGCAGCAACCTCCTGTTCGACCACGACGCCGACGGCATCAAGACGGGCACCGGCTGGGCGGCCGCAGACGACGGTTTTCTCGTGCGCGATCTCAACGGCAACGGCCTCATCGATTCCGGTCACGAACTCTTTGGCGACAGCACCCTCAAGCGCGACGGTCAACGCGCCCGCAACGGCTTTGACGCGCTCGCCGACCTGGACACCAACGCCGACGGCCAGATCACCAGCGCCGATGCCGCGTGGAGCCAATTGCAAGTCTGGCGCGACCTCAACCAGGACGGCTTCAGCCAGAGCAACGAACTCCATTGGCTCGACGCGTTGAACATCACCGGAATCGGCGTAAACGGCAGCACCACAGGTCCGCAAGCCGGGCAGACGCTCAACAACAACCGCGTTGCCCTCAGCACCACCTACACGCAAGCCGGCACCAGCCGCACCGTCGGTGCGATCGACCTGGACGCCAACCCCTTCTTCTCCCATATCCCAACCGAGCAAGTCGACGACACCGGCCAACCCGTCACGCTCACCGAAGCCGCTATGGCATTGCCGCAGATGAACGGCTCGGGCATGGTGCGCAACCTGCGCGCGGCCATGAGCCAGAGCGGCGCAGCGGCCGATGAACTCGAAGCGGCACTCGCCGCCTATGCCGCAGCCCCCACGCGAGACGCCCAGCTCGCCGCGCTCGGTGGCCTGATCACCGAATGGGCTCAGACCTCCAGCTACTGGCGCGAGCTGGAGGACTACCTGGGCGGCAGCGTCACCCTGACCCCGCCAGCAGGCATGAGCAAGGCCGAGTACCGCAGGATCGTGGCCGTGCTCGAAGCCTTCAACGGCAGCCGCTTCTTCGGCGCGCAGGGCCAGGCCATGCCCGCAGGACAGTCTGCGAAGACCGCCAACGGCGAAACCCAATACACCATCGCCCCACCCGCCGCACAGACCGCGCTGCTGCAGGAGGCCTACGCCGCGCTCAAGGACAGCGTGTACTCGGCCCTGGTCGCGCAGACACGATTGAAGCCGTATCTGGAGGCCGTCGAACTGCGCATCGACGACAGCGGCGTGTCCTTCGACACCAGCGCCATGGCGCAGTTGCTGCAGCAGCACTACGCCGCATCGCCTGGGTCCGGTGTGGAAGACCTTGTGGAGCTGATGCGCTTTGCCGGCGACACCCTGCGCGCCGTGGACTTCAATGCCATCGAGATGTTGAGCAGTTGGTCCGGCGCCTGGCCCGTCGACTCCCCGCTCCATGCGCACCTGAGGCAACTCGGCGTGATCACGACAGGGGAAGCAGAGGGTGGCGCGGACGCCGGCATCTATCTGGGCCTCGCCAACAACAACCGTTTTTCGGGCGGCGACGGCGACGACTGGCTCGACGGCGGCGCAGGCCGTGACGTCTTGCGCGGCGGCAGCGGCAGCGACGTGCTTCGGGGCGGGGATGGCGACGACAGCCTGTATGCCGGCACCCATCCCTTGAAGGCGCATGCGGGCGCATCGGACGTGCTCGATGGCGGTGCGGGCAACGACGACCTGTGGGGCGACTACGGCAGCCAGACCTATTGGTTCGGCCGCGGCGACGGACAGGACACGATCGGAAACTGGAAGGACCCCGCAGCCCTCCAAGAACAGGATGTCCTGCGCTTCAAGGACGGCATCGCGCCGAGCGATGTCGCGGTCAGCAGGAGGGGGGACGACCTGGTCCTGCGCCTGCACAACAGCACGGACCAGGTCACGGTGCAGGACTACCTCCACCAAGGCCCCACTTCGCGACAAGGCTACGCGCTCGATGCCATCCGCTTCAGCGACGGCACGGGCTGGGACCCGGCACACATCCAGCACATGCTGCTGCAGGGCAGCGAGGGCGACGACGGGATCTATGGCTACGAGACGCCCGATGTGATCGATGGCCTGGGCGGGGACGACAAGATCGAGGGCAACGAGGGAGACGACCAGCTCTGCGGCGGCGCGGGCAACGACACCCTGTACGGCGGCCTCGGCCACAACCGGCTCGACGGCGGCGCGGGCAACGACGTGCTGTACGGCGGTGACCTGGACGTGCTCCTGGGTGGCGAAGGTGACGACCGGCTGTATGCGGGGCAGATCCCCGAGTCGGCACATCCCGGGATGGCGGACAGCCTCGATGGTGGCAAGGGCAACGACTTCCTGCGAGGCGGCCAGGGCAGCCAGACCTACCTGTTCGGGCGCGGCGACGGGCAGGACACGATCGACAACGCGGCCGACGACTGGGGGCATGTCGACACCGCCGAGGGCAAGCAGGACGTGCTGCAGTTCAAGCCCGGCATCGCGCCCAGCGACGTGAAGCTCTACCGCCGTGGCGATGAGCTGTGGGTCCGGCTCGACGGCGGCGCCGACACGGTCACCGTGAAGCGCTTTTTTGAGCAGGATAGCGCCCTGGCGCACCCCTACGCGCTCGACGCCATCCGCTTCGACGACGGCACGGCCTGGAGCCTGGCGCAGGTCAAGGCCCAGCTGCTGCAAGGCACGCCAGACCATGACTGGCTGCAAGGATATGCCGACGACGACACGATCGCTGGCGGCGATGGCGACGACGACCTCACCGGTGGAGCCGGCATGAACACGCTGGAAGGTGGCCGGGGCTCGGACTGGTTCGAGCTCGCCGGCGCCCGGGACGAACTGGTGTTTTCGCTGGGCGATGGCAAAGACGTTGTGACCGCCGGCTGGCGCGACGCGGAACTGGAAGACAGCGCCGTGGTGCGCATCCGGCTGCAAGGGGTGTCCTCCCACGGCGCGCTGGGCCTGACGTTTGGCGACACGTTTGGCGACGCGAACAACCGCTCGGCCTTTGTGACGTACGGCGACCAGGTCGATCAGATCGAGTTCCGGGACTGGCCGGGCTCGCGCGGGCGTTGGGCCAACACGCTGTTCGCGTTCGACGATGGACAAGAGCGCAGCTTGCTGGACCTGTTGCAGGCGCAGGGCAACAGCGAACAGAACGATGAGATCTACGGCCCCGAGTTCGCCATGACGTTGCACGGCGGGGCCGGGGACGACGTGTTCCGCGCGCGCAGCACGGAGAACGTGTTCGAAGGCCGCGCGGGCAACGACGAGCTCATCGGCACGGCCACCTACCGCTTCGCCCATGGCTGGGGGCACGATGTGCTGGACCCGGGCCAAGGCACTACCACGCTGGACTTCTCCGGCGCACTGGCCAGCACGGACGTGGTGTTCGCGCGCTTCATCGGCACCCTATCCCAGGAGATGATCCGCATCGAATCCGTCAAGGACGGCAGCACGGTGGTCATGCCCGCAAGCGGGGCCTACCAGTGGGTGTTCTCGGACAAGGTACTCGATGTACTGGAGGGTGCAAGCCTGCGCTTCGATGGCGGCGATGTGCTGCGCCAGTACCCATTCTGGGCGCGCCAGAACGATTTCTCGGTGCGGTCTGCCGACGGCAGCCACCGCGTGCTCGACGGCCAGGGCGGTCACGACACGCTGGACAGCCGCCGCTGGCGGCTGGCAGACCCCATGCCGTTCCAACAAGCGGGCGGCCCGTGGTTCGACGAGGACGCGTACTGGCTCCAGGGCGGTGACGGTCACGACACGCTGTACGGTGCGCAGGGCGACACCCTGGAAGGCGGTCGTGGCAACGACCATCTGGTGCAACACGCGAACACGCACGAAGGCACGCCCGACACCACCATCCGCCTGGCCCTGGGCGACGGCCAGGACACCTGGTCTTCCCCATCCCAGGCCGATTCGCTGGACCGCACCGTGTTTGCATTCGCCGACGGCGTGGCGCCCGAAAGCGTGTGGGCGCAATGGACGCGCGCGACCGACTCGCCCGACAGCACGTACAACCTCGTGCTGCACTATGGCGACCAAGGTGATCGCATCACCTTGATCGACGCAGTGTCCCTCCAGCAAAAGGGTGCGCTGTCCACCGCCCGCGTGCGCTTCGCCGACGGCACGCAAGTTCAGCTCCACACGCTGATTGCACCTGAGCACATCACGCCCGACACCCAGGGCGACGACGTGGTTCTGGGCACGAGGGGATCGGACCTCATCACCTCGGGCACCGGCAACGACCGGATCGTCCTGGACCGTGGAGACACGTACGTCTACCACCAGGGCCATGGCAACGACGTGATCGACACCGTGAGCGGCACCATTCGGCTGGCCGATGTGACGGACGCCGCGCAGGTCCAGATCAGCTGGACACACGAGGGGGACACCGGCAAGGGCATCAACACCTGGCACATCACCACCACCCACAGCGCGGACACCTTGCGTATTCGATTCGCCGACGGTCTATCCACGCCCTCGCTCCTGCTGGGCGATGGCACGCCCCTGCCGGTGCGCGAGCGGTCCTGGTACGGCACCGAAGGCGACGACACCCACGCCGGGGACAGCCGGCACTCGGACCTGTACGGCCTGGGTGGCAACGACAACCTCAACGGCGGCGCTGGCAACGACCTGCTGGTGGGCAGCTGGGGCAACGACACGCTCACCGGCGGCGAAGGCGATGACGTCTTCCTCTACGCGCGAGGCGATGGCGCCGATTGGCTGGACGTCCAGGACGTGACCACTTCGGTGGACACACTTCGCCTGGACAAGGGCATCCTGGAAACCGATGTGGCACTGGCCCGGGTTGACAAGCACCTGCAGGTGGTCGTGCGCGGCGAGCCGGGCACGGTGTGGATCAAGAACCACTTTCAGGACGGATCGGTTTCATCCGGCGGACAGCCGATGGACCGCAAGCTCGACCGCATCGAATTCGCCTCGGGCGCGGCCTGGGATCTGGCGACGATCGAGAGCCGGGTGAACCGCATCGAGACCAACCAGCGCCCCGACGTCAAGATCGGCATACCGCTCCTGAAAGCGACGGCGGACCGTAGCTTCAGCTACACGGTACCCGTCAACACGGTGGTGGACCCCAACCCTTGGGACATGGTCAATTACGCCGTGAAGATGCCCAACGGCAGCGCCGTGCCGGCCTGGTTAAAGTTCGACGCGACCACCCGCACACTGAGCGCGACGCCCGCAGCGGCCGACGTAGGCTCCCTGCAATTCGTGCTGTGGGGTGCGGATGCCTTTGGCTATGCGGTGGGGCAGTACGTGACGCTGCAGGTGAGCGCGGCACCAGCGCCGCCAGCCCCTGTCGCCCGCATGACAGCAGCCGCCAGCGTGCCAGAGGCCCGGGCCGCGGCATTGCCACTGACCGAGCCACTGCCGGCCACAGCCACCGCCCTGGAAAAGGCCATGGCCGGATACCCCATCACGGAGCCCTTCAGGCCAGGGTCGGCGCTGTGGCACGAGATCGCGGAAACAGTAGGCATGAGTTCGGTCCAGGCGCAACGCATGAGGGCGCAACGCGAGCGCGAAGCCGCCCAACAGCTCCAGGCCGCGCCGCTGGTGTCCGCCGCCTCCTCTGGCCCCCAGACGGAGATGCAGATGGAGGTCGAGCGCATGGTGCGCGCCATGCAGGCGTTCTGTCCGTCTCCCGATTCCGGCGCTTTCTCGCACACGCCGCTGCAAGACCCTCACAGAGGCAGCCTGCAGCCCCCGGTGATCGCCGTCGGGCCGTATTGA
- a CDS encoding DUF4255 domain-containing protein: protein MANVFAIHSVCGSIATFLQNTYPVTHHGMPMPSCTFEVLSSNQLAGTLDDTNRVSLFLYRATVNEHSRQQRPARAPNARPAPLSLDLHLLVSAWSSSALDEQVMLAWTMRQLHLYPLLDASSLTPEPGWDADEVIQIVPSELSTEDVMRIWDALEPSYRISASYIARTVRLDPDDLPEDRPVVATRFAFRSPEALS from the coding sequence ATGGCCAACGTCTTTGCGATCCATTCCGTCTGCGGTTCGATCGCGACGTTTCTCCAAAACACGTACCCCGTCACCCACCACGGCATGCCCATGCCGTCGTGCACGTTCGAGGTGCTGTCGTCCAACCAGTTGGCGGGCACGCTGGACGACACGAACCGCGTCAGCCTGTTTCTTTACCGCGCCACGGTCAACGAACACAGCCGCCAGCAGCGGCCCGCACGCGCGCCGAACGCACGGCCTGCGCCGCTGAGCCTGGACTTGCACCTGCTGGTATCGGCCTGGAGCAGCAGCGCCCTCGACGAGCAGGTGATGCTGGCCTGGACCATGCGCCAGCTGCACCTGTACCCCCTGCTGGACGCGTCCTCGCTCACCCCCGAGCCCGGCTGGGACGCGGACGAGGTGATCCAGATCGTGCCCTCCGAGCTCTCCACCGAGGACGTCATGCGCATCTGGGATGCGCTCGAACCGTCGTACCGCATCTCGGCCTCGTACATCGCGCGCACGGTGCGGCTCGACCCAGACGACTTGCCCGAAGACCGCCCGGTGGTGGCCACGCGCTTCGCGTTCAGAAGTCCGGAGGCGCTCTCATGA
- a CDS encoding phage tail sheath subtilisin-like domain-containing protein: MPEYLAPGVYVEETSFRAKSIEGVGTSTTAFVGPTRKGPYRVDDETPESPELLTSYGDFERIYGGFADLALGTGVPTTNYLAHAVRAFFNEGGSRLYVSRVVGADAAPATAQVLAGTDEGVGFVARFPGLAGNGQVVLREVTAPASEATLNNAPQGSMVRATISGNPALVVRVGDTWRPAANLGGTAVTQADVLAGTPQIVTVSALAVDGDGNSVSHEDMGLAPSHPRGIGHVMAPRPSRRSDHLQNLFALNIGAGVSPSELHAGLFASVTTNAAGQLERVWALTGGLDGGQPTPTDYALALSEIASIEDVSIVAAPGSSAYGAGDGNEDNPQAIASALIAHAEGRRAYRIAVLDTPPELLPTTARTYRGLFDSKYAAMYFPWVVVSNPLARPGREDIPKEIALPPSGFVSGIYARNDVQRGVHKAPANEVVRGALRFEIDVNFAQQELLNPAGVNCLRFFSGRGNRVWGARLTSSDPEWKYVSDRRYFNYLEASIDRSTQWAVFEPNGERLWANIRQTIADYLYNEWRSGALLGSSPEEAFFVRCDRSTMTQNDLDNGRLICLVGVAIIKPAEFVIFRIGQKTADARE; encoded by the coding sequence ATGCCTGAATACCTCGCGCCAGGCGTCTACGTCGAGGAAACGAGTTTCCGCGCCAAGTCCATTGAAGGCGTGGGCACCAGCACCACGGCGTTCGTGGGGCCGACGCGCAAAGGCCCGTACCGCGTGGACGACGAAACCCCCGAGTCGCCCGAACTGCTCACCAGCTATGGCGATTTCGAGCGCATCTACGGCGGGTTTGCCGACCTGGCGCTGGGCACGGGCGTGCCGACCACGAACTACCTGGCCCATGCGGTGCGCGCGTTTTTCAACGAAGGCGGTTCGCGCCTGTACGTCTCGCGCGTGGTGGGGGCCGACGCGGCGCCCGCCACGGCGCAGGTGCTCGCGGGCACCGACGAAGGCGTGGGCTTCGTGGCGCGCTTTCCCGGCCTGGCGGGCAACGGCCAGGTGGTCCTGCGCGAGGTTACGGCGCCCGCCTCGGAGGCCACGCTGAACAACGCCCCGCAGGGCAGCATGGTGCGCGCCACCATTTCCGGCAACCCGGCGCTGGTGGTGCGCGTGGGCGACACCTGGCGGCCCGCGGCCAACCTGGGCGGCACGGCGGTCACGCAGGCCGATGTGCTCGCGGGCACGCCTCAGATCGTCACCGTGTCGGCACTGGCCGTGGACGGCGATGGCAACAGCGTGAGCCACGAAGACATGGGGTTGGCGCCTTCGCATCCGCGCGGCATCGGGCACGTGATGGCGCCACGGCCTTCGCGCCGCAGCGACCACCTGCAGAACCTGTTCGCGCTCAATATCGGTGCGGGCGTGTCGCCGTCGGAGTTGCACGCAGGTCTCTTTGCCAGTGTCACCACCAACGCAGCCGGCCAGCTCGAACGGGTGTGGGCACTCACCGGTGGTCTCGACGGTGGGCAACCCACGCCCACCGACTACGCGCTCGCGTTGTCCGAAATCGCGTCCATCGAAGACGTGTCCATCGTCGCCGCGCCGGGCAGCTCGGCCTATGGCGCGGGCGACGGCAACGAGGACAACCCGCAGGCCATCGCCAGCGCGCTGATTGCGCACGCCGAAGGCCGGCGCGCCTACCGCATCGCGGTGCTCGACACGCCGCCCGAATTGCTGCCGACCACGGCGCGCACCTACCGCGGCCTGTTCGATTCGAAGTACGCTGCCATGTACTTCCCGTGGGTGGTGGTATCCAACCCGCTGGCGCGACCCGGGCGCGAAGACATTCCGAAGGAAATCGCGTTGCCGCCATCGGGTTTCGTGAGCGGCATCTATGCGCGCAACGACGTGCAGCGCGGCGTGCACAAGGCGCCGGCCAACGAGGTGGTGCGCGGCGCGCTGCGCTTCGAGATCGACGTGAACTTCGCGCAGCAGGAACTGCTGAACCCGGCCGGCGTGAACTGCCTGCGCTTCTTCAGCGGGCGCGGCAACCGCGTGTGGGGCGCGCGCCTGACGTCGAGCGACCCCGAGTGGAAGTACGTGAGCGACCGGCGCTACTTCAACTACCTGGAAGCGTCGATCGACCGCAGCACGCAATGGGCGGTGTTCGAACCCAATGGCGAACGCCTGTGGGCCAACATCCGCCAGACCATCGCCGACTACCTCTACAACGAGTGGCGCAGCGGCGCGCTGCTCGGCAGTTCGCCCGAAGAAGCCTTCTTCGTGCGTTGCGACCGCAGCACCATGACGCAGAACGACCTGGACAACGGGCGCCTGATCTGCCTGGTGGGCGTGGCCATCATCAAGCCGGCCGAGTTCGTGATCTTCCGCATTGGCCAGAAGACGGCCGATGCCCGCGAGTGA
- a CDS encoding phage tail protein, with protein MANRTTPYGAFNYLVNFDGGEVFGGFSDVSGIGTEVTIAEYRNGNEKENHVRKLAGIHKVSDVTLKRGILNSKSLFDWIQQTRTQGPAAQRNVTITLLDEAHAPVQTWVLRGVVPMKYTGPTLAGKGGGDVAMEEIALSAEAMEINA; from the coding sequence ATGGCCAACCGCACCACGCCCTACGGCGCCTTCAACTACCTCGTGAACTTCGATGGCGGCGAAGTCTTCGGCGGCTTCTCCGATGTCAGTGGCATCGGCACCGAAGTCACGATCGCCGAGTACCGCAACGGCAACGAGAAAGAGAACCACGTGCGCAAACTCGCCGGCATCCACAAGGTGTCCGACGTGACCTTGAAGCGCGGCATTCTCAACTCGAAGTCCTTGTTCGACTGGATCCAGCAGACCCGCACGCAAGGCCCGGCCGCGCAGCGCAACGTCACCATCACCTTGCTCGACGAAGCGCACGCGCCGGTGCAAACCTGGGTGCTGCGCGGCGTGGTCCCGATGAAATACACCGGGCCGACGCTGGCCGGCAAGGGCGGGGGCGACGTGGCGATGGAGGAAATCGCCTTGTCCGCAGAAGCCATGGAAATCAACGCCTGA